The genomic interval CTGGTTCTCGCTCCAGCCCGGACGGTATACCTGGGAGCTGTAATAGACGGCTGCGGCATTCGACGCATTGGGCATACTGGCCGTCAGACCGTAACTCAGACGCGCGCTCAGCACATCGATCCACTCCACATCCTCCAGGAAGGGTTCGTTCTGCAGGTTCCACTTGGCACCGAAGTTCCACGTAGGAAGCCACCGGGCGCTCGAACTCGAACCCAGCGCATTACTTCCGTCGTAACGCACCGTGGCCGAAACGGAGTATTTCCGGTCGAAGGCGTAGTCGGCATTGGCATAGAAGGCCACGAAACGATCCTGATAGGTCGTCGCCGTGAAGAGATCCAGCTGGCGGTCGTTCATCATGCGGTAGAACAGCGGGTTGTTGAAGACCACGCCGCCCATGTTGTACTGATAACCGGCCTGGATCGCCGTCTCCTCGTCACGCTCCAGGTACTTGATCTGCGTACCGGCCAGGATGCTCAGCTCATGCGTGCGGGCATTGTTCCAGACCTTATTGTAGGCGAACGAGGCGCGCACCTCGTAGTTGAGCATCGTATTGTTGGTCGTGTTATAGAAACCACCCTGCTCCATGACCGAAACCGGCTCGGCATTCGGGTCGTCGGGATTGGTCCACAGGTAGCGGTTCCGCTGGCGGATCGTCGAGTTGCCGTCGGCACGGTAGGCTCCGGCGACGTTCGACTCCTCGGTAATCCGGTGAACCTGGTCGCTCTTGACATAACGGAGCATTCCCGTGAAGTTGAACCGGAGCCCCTTGACGATGTTGTAGTCGAACTGTCCCTGCAGTTTGGCATCCATCACATTGAGCTGTATCTTGTTCTCCTGCAGCTCTTTGAGAATGTTGAACGGAGCGTAGTTCATCGTCACGTACTCCAGATTACCGTCGTTGTCGTAGGGGCGGACCGTCCGGCTCGTATTGAGCGCATAGCTGAAGGGGTTGATGTCGAAGTCACGCGACCACTCGCCGCTCACCACGTCGATCGACCGCTGATAGGATCCCGGCGCCTCCTGCTGACGCAGCGATGCCACGGCCTGGAAGCCGACCGAGATCTTGCGGCTGATGTCGTAATCGTTGCGGAAGTTGAGCGTATAACGGCTCACATTGTCGGCAACCGACCATCCGGCGTCGTTCATGAAACCGATCGAGGCGTAGGTCCGCGACTTTTCGGTACCGGTCGAGATGCTCAGCGAGTGCTCCTGAAGCAGGTTGTGCGTAAAGAGAAGATCGAACCAGTCGGTATTCGCCTTGGCATACTGCATCAGGAAGGCATTCCGCGCCTCCCGCGTATTGGCCAGTCCGAATCCGGTTTCGGGGTCGTAGGCCGCAATGGCATTGTACATCAGTCCGTAGACACCCGAATTCGAGGTGTTGACGATATCCTGATTGAGGAGGCCCTTGCGTTCGAACTCCGAATAGACGGCCATCTGGTCGGCGGAGTTCATGATGTCGAAATTCGAATAGCGCGGTTTGGTACGGATCGTGAAGTTGCCCGTATAGGAGATCCGGGGAGCGCCCTGCTTACCTTTCTTGGTGGTGATCACTACGACACCGTTCATGGCGCGGGCACCGTAGAGAGCCGTTGCGGCGGCATCCTTCAGGATGTCGAACGTCTCGATATCCGAGGCGTTGATACCGGCCACGGAGGATCCGAGCAGCGTCGTGGGGTCACCGCTCGAAAGCTGGTCGTTGGAGATGTTGACCACATCCTCCAGGACGACACCGTCCACGACCCAAAGGGGTTTGTTCTCACCGCTGAGCGACGTCACACCACGGATACGGACCTTGGGGGCCGAACCGAACGTACTGGAGACGTTCTGGACCGAGACACCGGCTACCTGGCCTTCGAGCATACGGCTCACGTCGGTCACACCGGCGATAGCTATATCATCGGCACTGATCTTGACCGAGGATCCCGTAAAAGTCTCCTTCTTGGCATTTTTGAAACCCGTCACGACGACATCGTCGATTGCGGTGGTCGATTTTTCGAGTTTCACGTCCACACGGGTCATACCCTTCGACACGGCGATCACCCGTTCCTGATACCCGAGGAACGAGACGATGATCGTTCCGGGGGTGGAAGGCAGCGAGATGGTAAACGCACCTTTCGTATCGGTGACGGTTCCGCTGGAGGTTCCCTTCACAGTCACGGTAGCACCGATAACCGGCATTCCGTCTTCGGAATCCGTCACGCTACCGGACACCTTAACCTGTGCAAAAGCACTCGACAAGCTCAGGTTAATGATGATTAACAGCAGTAAAAATTTTCTCATGCATAAATGGTTTAAAGGTGAGTGTACGAGTCCATAATGCCCGAAGGATGTATTCGGGTTCTTCAAGTTGAATGGGATAAAATGTTATTTCGCTGTTTTTTTAAAATAAAAAGTCCACAGGACGGGCATAACCGCCGGTTCCCTGATTGTGAGTATGTTGACACGACGATCCGCATAAATCCGCAAATTGTTGATTGTGAGCGGACAATCGATTTTTCCGATCCGAAGATGCTGGTGTTCCGTTACCGGGAGGTAACTCCGGACAAGGGATTATTCCTCTGAGAATATGCTCTTTGGATTTGACCATGGGAGATTCCGTCGTTACTTAAACGTTACCTTTAGGGATCGAAATCGTAGGTTATGAGTATGAGAAACACGTTTAAAATCCTGTTTTACGCCAAGAAAAATGCCCCGCTGCGGAATGGGAATATTCCGATCATGGGGCGCATCACCCTCAACGGCGAACGCACGCAGATCTCAACCCGCCAATCCGTCCCGCTCAAGCTTTGGAATGCCAGTCTGGGACGTGCCGTCGGACGGAGCAGCCAGGCGCTGCTCGTCAATGAGCAACTCGACCGGATCCACTATCGCATTGAACATTGTTACCACATGTTGCTTTGCGAACAGGTCCCGGTAACTCCCTGCATGATCAAGGAGCGCTATTGGGGAATCGATCAGCGAAAACACGGCCTGCTGGACTTTTTCCGCAGGCACAACGACGAATTTTTCCGCATGGTCGGAATCTCCCGAAGCAAGACGACCTATTATAAATACAGAAGCGTATACCGTCATCTTGAAAGGTTCATTCCGGAGCATTATGGGTGCAACGACATACATTTCAAAGAGATAGACCGCAAATTCCTGGCGGATTTTCACCGTTACATGATGTTGGAATGCAACCGCAAGAAGAATACGACCTGGGTCTATATGATTGCCTTCAAACATATCCTCATGCTGGCGCGGGAACACGGATACATGGATCGTAATCCGTTCGCCGACTACAAGTTGAGTTGCGAATCCGTCGCCCGGAACTACCTTTCCATGCCGGAACTGCGGAGCATCATACGCCTCAGACCCGAGTCGCCGACCCTGCAACTGATCCGGGATGCCTTTCTGTTCAGCTGCTTCACGGGACTCTCCTATATCGATCTCCGCAGGCTGACGCCCCGGCACCTCCAAAGGACACGCGATTGCCTGTGGATCCATACGTTCCGGCAGAAAACCGGCGTTCCGGTCCATATACGGCTGTTCGACGTGGCCTGTGCGATCGTCCGGAAATACCTGCCCGAGGAGTGTGACCGTCGGATATTCGACCTGCCGACCAACGGTTGGTGCAATGCGTGCCTTGAGCGGCTGATGGCCATGGCGGGCATCAGCCGTCGGATTACGTTTCACGCGGCCCGCCACACGTTCGCCACCACGATTACGCTGTCGCAGGGGATGGCAATCGAGACGATCAGCGAGTTGTTGGGACATAAAAGCGTGCGGACGACACAGATCTACGCAAAAATCACCCCCTCGAAACTCGAAAGGGAGATGATGCTTCTTTCGAAAAAGATCGACAGGCTCTATCAGGATCCGGTTCCGGTTGAAATCTGATCATCGTCCGAGGGCCTGGAAAGGGCCTGGAAAGGGGTGGAACCTGGAGAAAAAAAGGCGAAAAAGGGAATTTACGGCCCAAAAACCGCGAAAATGCCGGTTTCAAATTATAACTTACCATCCCCAAACACTGTCAAAATGCAATGTATTTTTACAATAAACGAGCAATAATATCACCTTGCTTGATTTTTTTAACCGTTAATTTGTAAAGCATTCCGCATTTATCTACCTTTGCCGTGGACTTTTTATTTTAAAAACAATTAAAATTAACGCTTATGGTAAGAAATTTCCTACTATCGTTAATTGCCATTGTGGGGGGGGGAGTGTTGCTCGCCTCCGCGCAAAGTAAGCAAGTAACCGGTACGGTTGCCAATACGGACAATCGACCGATCGCCGGAGCTACGGTTCTGGTGGAGGGTACGACTGTCGGTACGACAACCGATGCCAACGGACGTTTTTCAATCTCGGCTCCCGCTGACGGTACACTGAAAATCTCGTTCATCGGCTACCAGACCCAAACAGTATCAGTTGCCGGCAAGACCCAAATCAACGTATCCTTGCAGGAAGATACCCAGGCCATCGACGATGTGATTGTCGTGGCATACGGTACCGCCAAAAAGGAGTCCTTTACGGGATCCGTCAGCGCAGTATCCGGGGAGGAACTCAAAAAATTGCAGGTCTCCAACGTTTCTAAAGCTCTCGAAGGTCTTGTTCCCGGTGTTCAGGTAGCCTCCCAAACAGGACAGCCAGGATCGAGTTCCACCATCTCGATCCGAGGTATCGGCTCGATCAACGCTGGAAGCGACCCGCTCTATATCGTGGACGGAGCTCCGTACAACGGCAGCATCGCAGCCATCAATCCGGCGGATATCGAATCCATCTCCGTTTCGAAGGATGCCGTGTCAACCGCACTGTACGGTTCCCGTGCCGCAAACGGTCTGGTGATCATCACCACCAAAAAAGGTAACGCCACCCGCACAAATGTCCAGTTCGACGCTCGCGTGGGTGTCAACTCCCGCGGTATCGGCAATTACGACATCATGACCTCTCCCGACCAGTATCTGAAGACCTTTTATCAGTATCTGGTCAATACGGAAGGGGATGGAGCTACGGCAGCAAGCGTCATCTTGAATCGCTTGGGATACAATCCCTATATTTCGGCCACTCCCGACAAACTCATGACCGAAGACGGAGAACTCATCTCCACCCAGCGCCGTTATACGGATGACTGGAGCGACGAAGCGCTTCATGCCGGTCTGCGCCAGGAGTACAATGTCAGCATCTCGGGTGGAAATGACAAACTCAAGCACTTCATGTCTCTGGGTTATCTCAACGACGAGGGTATCATCAAGAATTCAGACTACTCGCGCTATTCGGGACGTGCCAATGCCTCCTACCAGGTCAACAAATGGGTCGACCTCTACGGAAATCTCGCCTATTCGCACGGAGAACAGAATGCACAGATGATCTCCTCGCTAGCCAATTACAACAACACGTTCATGTTCATCCAGAGCATCGCCCCGATCTACCCGGTCTACGCCTACGACAAGGACGGAAATCTGATCCGCGACGAGAACGGAGGTCGGATCTACGACTTCGGAGACGGCACCTATGGAACCCGCTCCTGGGGTAAGGGACAGAACATCGTGGCTACGGATAAGGCCAACAAGAATGAAACACTGACCGATCAGATCAGTGCCCGTGCCGGTATCAACCTGAATATCCTGTCAGGGTTGAAATTTTCGGCCAACCTCTCTTATGACCTGACCAATCAGCAGAATGTCAGTTTCATGACGCCTTCGTACGGCGACGCCAAGACCTACAACGGAACAGGAACCCGCTATACGCTCCGTGATCAGACCCTGACAGGCAACCAGTTGCTTACCTATGAAAAGAAGATCGGCAATCACGCCTTCAGCGTCATGGCAGGTCATGAGTCCTATAAATGGGAATACCGCTATTTCACGGGAACCAAGCAAAACTACTACGACCCGGAAAACAGCGAATTCAGCAATGCCATCTCCATGCAGAATCTCAACTCGTACACTTACGACGAAACGATTGAATCGTGGTTCGGAAGCATCCATTACGAATATGGCAATCGCTATTACCTGGATGCCAATATCCGTGGTGATGGTTCGTCCCGCTTTGCCAAGGAGAACCGTTGGGGTGTATTCTGGTCGGTTGGAGCCAACTGGCGGCTTTCGCAGGAAAATTTCCTCAAAGACGTGGCATGGATCAACAATTTGGCGCTCAAAGTCTCTTACGGTACGACCGGAAACAACCAGATTCCGAACTACTATCCCTACAAGGATCAGTATTCCGTAAGTCCCAACGGGGATGAATTCTCCGTCACCCAGGTCTATTGGGGTAATCCGGATCTGACGTGGGAGGTTTCCAACAACCTCAATGCAGGTATCAACGCATCGCTGTTCGACGCACGGCTCAACCTCAACGCGGAATATTTCCACAAGAAAACGAGCGACATGCTTTATGACATGCCGTTCTCGCCGTCAACCGGCATTCCCAGCAAGCCGATGAACATCATGACCATGATCAACAAGGGCTTCGAGTTCACGCTCAGCGCCGTTCCTCTGCGGACGAAAAACACGTCGCTGGAGGTAATCCTGACCGGAACGACCTATACCAACTCCGTGACGGATCTGCCGGCCGACAAAGTGGAAACGGGTATCACCCACCTCGCCTATTACAACATCAAGGACGGCGGCTCGGTATGGGACTTCTACGGGCTCAAATCGGCCGGAGTGGATCCCGAAACCGGAGATGCCCTTTACTGGCACCGTGAAACCGGAGAAAACGGAGAAGAGACGCTGAGCAAGGTAACCTATGAGAATGTGGATGCCGTAGGTGACAAATTCTATCTCGGTACGGCCATTCCCGATTTCATTGGCGGCATCACGGTCAACTTCAACTGGAAAGGGCTGGATTTCTCGATTGCCGGAAACTACCAGATCGGCGGCAAGGTGTACGATGCGATGTACAATGGCCTGATGCACGCCGGCACTTCGGACGGCGCCAACTGGCACAAGGATATTCTGAATGCCTGGACCCCCGAAAACACCAACACCAACGTGCCCAAACTCAACGGCGGCACCAATCAGACCCAGGCTCTGGATCCCTATATGATCAGCGCCTCTTACTTCAACCTGCGCAACATCACCCTGGGATACACCTTGCCGCAAAAGTGGGCAAAGGCCATCAAGATGTCGAGCGTGCGCATTTATGTTGCGGCGGA from uncultured Alistipes sp. carries:
- a CDS encoding TonB-dependent receptor; protein product: MVRNFLLSLIAIVGGGVLLASAQSKQVTGTVANTDNRPIAGATVLVEGTTVGTTTDANGRFSISAPADGTLKISFIGYQTQTVSVAGKTQINVSLQEDTQAIDDVIVVAYGTAKKESFTGSVSAVSGEELKKLQVSNVSKALEGLVPGVQVASQTGQPGSSSTISIRGIGSINAGSDPLYIVDGAPYNGSIAAINPADIESISVSKDAVSTALYGSRAANGLVIITTKKGNATRTNVQFDARVGVNSRGIGNYDIMTSPDQYLKTFYQYLVNTEGDGATAASVILNRLGYNPYISATPDKLMTEDGELISTQRRYTDDWSDEALHAGLRQEYNVSISGGNDKLKHFMSLGYLNDEGIIKNSDYSRYSGRANASYQVNKWVDLYGNLAYSHGEQNAQMISSLANYNNTFMFIQSIAPIYPVYAYDKDGNLIRDENGGRIYDFGDGTYGTRSWGKGQNIVATDKANKNETLTDQISARAGINLNILSGLKFSANLSYDLTNQQNVSFMTPSYGDAKTYNGTGTRYTLRDQTLTGNQLLTYEKKIGNHAFSVMAGHESYKWEYRYFTGTKQNYYDPENSEFSNAISMQNLNSYTYDETIESWFGSIHYEYGNRYYLDANIRGDGSSRFAKENRWGVFWSVGANWRLSQENFLKDVAWINNLALKVSYGTTGNNQIPNYYPYKDQYSVSPNGDEFSVTQVYWGNPDLTWEVSNNLNAGINASLFDARLNLNAEYFHKKTSDMLYDMPFSPSTGIPSKPMNIMTMINKGFEFTLSAVPLRTKNTSLEVILTGTTYTNSVTDLPADKVETGITHLAYYNIKDGGSVWDFYGLKSAGVDPETGDALYWHRETGENGEETLSKVTYENVDAVGDKFYLGTAIPDFIGGITVNFNWKGLDFSIAGNYQIGGKVYDAMYNGLMHAGTSDGANWHKDILNAWTPENTNTNVPKLNGGTNQTQALDPYMISASYFNLRNITLGYTLPQKWAKAIKMSSVRIYVAADNVALLSKRKGLDPRQYIQGQSQANYSVLRTVSGGVTINF
- a CDS encoding site-specific integrase, translated to MRNTFKILFYAKKNAPLRNGNIPIMGRITLNGERTQISTRQSVPLKLWNASLGRAVGRSSQALLVNEQLDRIHYRIEHCYHMLLCEQVPVTPCMIKERYWGIDQRKHGLLDFFRRHNDEFFRMVGISRSKTTYYKYRSVYRHLERFIPEHYGCNDIHFKEIDRKFLADFHRYMMLECNRKKNTTWVYMIAFKHILMLAREHGYMDRNPFADYKLSCESVARNYLSMPELRSIIRLRPESPTLQLIRDAFLFSCFTGLSYIDLRRLTPRHLQRTRDCLWIHTFRQKTGVPVHIRLFDVACAIVRKYLPEECDRRIFDLPTNGWCNACLERLMAMAGISRRITFHAARHTFATTITLSQGMAIETISELLGHKSVRTTQIYAKITPSKLEREMMLLSKKIDRLYQDPVPVEI
- a CDS encoding SusC/RagA family TonB-linked outer membrane protein; this encodes MRKFLLLLIIINLSLSSAFAQVKVSGSVTDSEDGMPVIGATVTVKGTSSGTVTDTKGAFTISLPSTPGTIIVSFLGYQERVIAVSKGMTRVDVKLEKSTTAIDDVVVTGFKNAKKETFTGSSVKISADDIAIAGVTDVSRMLEGQVAGVSVQNVSSTFGSAPKVRIRGVTSLSGENKPLWVVDGVVLEDVVNISNDQLSSGDPTTLLGSSVAGINASDIETFDILKDAAATALYGARAMNGVVVITTKKGKQGAPRISYTGNFTIRTKPRYSNFDIMNSADQMAVYSEFERKGLLNQDIVNTSNSGVYGLMYNAIAAYDPETGFGLANTREARNAFLMQYAKANTDWFDLLFTHNLLQEHSLSISTGTEKSRTYASIGFMNDAGWSVADNVSRYTLNFRNDYDISRKISVGFQAVASLRQQEAPGSYQRSIDVVSGEWSRDFDINPFSYALNTSRTVRPYDNDGNLEYVTMNYAPFNILKELQENKIQLNVMDAKLQGQFDYNIVKGLRFNFTGMLRYVKSDQVHRITEESNVAGAYRADGNSTIRQRNRYLWTNPDDPNAEPVSVMEQGGFYNTTNNTMLNYEVRASFAYNKVWNNARTHELSILAGTQIKYLERDEETAIQAGYQYNMGGVVFNNPLFYRMMNDRQLDLFTATTYQDRFVAFYANADYAFDRKYSVSATVRYDGSNALGSSSSARWLPTWNFGAKWNLQNEPFLEDVEWIDVLSARLSYGLTASMPNASNAAAVYYSSQVYRPGWSENQISIDALANSELTWEKSYQFNAGFDLTLFDNRLNFSIDYFNRQGFDLIAYIKTSGIGGQSWKLANYADLDSHGVDITLGGTLIRTKNVTWTANFTFGYSENTIKNAKDQPSVYDLVKSEGGNKEGYPVNSLFSIPFTRLDPQTGIPLFINADGVESQDVNMQGTETDFLKYEGPVDPKYTGGFNTSVRFKNFTFNAFFTYQAGNKIRLTPAYNAQYSDLDAMSNEFKNRFLMTGDNISPSISDWVHQSISLDVGYPYVNYNYSTARVVKGDFIRLKTISLNYDFSPAWVSKSRFFRTASLRLTVKDPWLIYADKALKGQDPEFFNTGGVAMPTTTQFTLSLNLGF